The following proteins are encoded in a genomic region of Pyrus communis chromosome 11, drPyrComm1.1, whole genome shotgun sequence:
- the LOC137749475 gene encoding uncharacterized protein, translating to MEISKPQSFFQDIRFRELHGFRARKRPYVNGLASDFYEIGAIAAEHNGPPMSISFGKTWKSSHIIAMSDEDGYLSLFDTRSKFSASASHQENADKTKVCDWVAHHNTVFDICWIKDDTQIMTASGDQTIKVWDIQEKKCTAVLMGHTGSVKSLCPHPTNPEVIVSGSRDGSFALWDIRCNSSSKNMQGEVSICSTAVVTGAHIVPRAKRVRRGKAVSMSITSVLYLKDEVSIATAGAVDSVVKFWDTRSLKNVVTQTCPQPESTEKERRLHGITSLSQDFNGVLLSASCMDNSIYLYNVLQLHKGPVQAFTGCRIETFFVKSVISPDAAHIVSGSSDGNAYIWQVNKPQEDPVVLKGHDREVTAVDWSQFEVGKMATSSDDFTVRIWNSQNSYSTSTSSPATVRRRVMAIPSAECRKLLMSESTMHTSKVSGNLCPSAEGLDETNSLNPISMPKMSTPPSQKKQSMSDPDFSKTFEKTPEAASESPSSVLNPPSSLKRKTIRDYFGVPPLNL from the exons ATGGAGATCTCAAAGCCCCAATCGTTCTTCCAAGACATCAGATTCAGAGAGCTCCACGGATTCagag CTCGGAAGCGGCCGTACGTCAATGGCCTAGCATCGGATTTCTACGAAATTGGCGCCATCGCTGCAGAGCACAATGGCCCTCCGATGTCAATCTCGTTCGGCAAG ACTTGGAAAAGCTCACACATCATCGCCATGTCCGACGAGGACGGGTACCTGAGCCTGTTCGATACGCGCAGCAAATTCTCTGCATCTGCATCTCACCAAGAAAATGCAG ATAAAACTAAGGTTTGCGATTGGGTTGCACATCATAACACTGTGTTCGATATCTGTTGGATTAAG GATGATACTCAAATTATGACAGCTTCTGGCGATCAGACT ATCAAGGTATGGGATATTCAGGAAAAGAAATGTACTGCAGTACTGATGGGGCACACAGGAAGTGTGAAATCTCTGTGTCCTCATCCAACTAATCCCG AGGTTATTGTCTCTGGCTCAAGAGATGGCTCCTTTGCTCTTTGGGATATCAGATGTAATTCAAGCTCCAAAAATATGCAGGGGGAGGTTTCTATATG CTCAACCGCAGTGGTTACAGGGGCTCATATTGTTCCACGGGCAAAGCGTGTAAGGCGCGGAAAG GCTGTTTCCATGAGCATCACATCAGTTCTTTATCTTAAAGATGAGGTCTCCATTGCTACCGCCGGAGCTGTGGACAG CGTTGTAAAGTTTTGGGATACCAGAAGTTTGAAAAATGTTGTCACACAGACATGCCCTCAACCGGAGTCAACTGAGAAG GAAAGACGATTGCACGGTATAACTAGCTTATCCCAAGATTTCAATGGAGTGTTGCTTTCAGCGTCATGCATGGACAACAG CATATATTTGTATAACGTACTTCAGCTACATAAGGGTCCTGTGCAAGCGTTCACCGGATGCCGGATTGAAACATTTTTTGTCAAG TCAGTTATTAGCCCCGACGCTGCTCACATAGTCAGTGGCTCGAGCGATGGAAATGCCTATATTTGGCAG GTAAACAAGCCTCAGGAAGATCCCGTGGTATTGAAAGGCCATGACAGGGAAGTTACAGCAGTAGATTG GTCCCAGTTTGAGGTTGGGAAGATGGCGACGTCGTCAGATGATTTTACG GTTCGCATTTGGAACTCTCAGAATAGTTACTCCACAAGCACAAGCTCACCAGCTACAGTTCGAAGAAGAGTTATGGCAATCCCAAGCGCAGAGTGTAGAAAGCTTCTGATGAGTGAATCAACGATGCATACCTCAAAGGTTTCCGGAAATTTGTGTCCATCAGCCGAAGGATTAGACGAAACAAACTCACTAAATCCAATTAGTATGCCCAAAATGAGTACTCCCCCGTCACAGAAGAAACAATCTATGTCGGATCCTGACTTTAGCAAGACCTTCGAGAAGACCCCCGAAGCTGCATCGGAGAGCCCATCTTCTGTTCTGAACCCTCCCTCCTCCCTAAAAAGGAAAACAATCCGTGATTACTTTGGAGTACCTCCCTTAAACTTGTAG
- the LOC137707641 gene encoding ankyrin repeat-containing protein ITN1-like, whose amino-acid sequence MLCFMRDVVELLNHQKMRDGLVYEAVYSAVQNGTVEIVKILCEARPELLFRGLEDGKNIFHYAVECRQENVYSLIYEVGKRNLITTLRDNSDNSILHYAGMLSPLASKKLDGIAGAALQMQRERQWYKEVESIVVPLSRASNLNKDGLTPPQLFTEEHKELLEGGERWMRSAAKSYTVVNALIITIMFAAAFTVPGGNNQVTGFPIFLKGKVFMVFIGSDAISLFSSATSALIFLGILTSRYTEDDFLKSLPTKMILGLSSLLISIATMMVAFSSALFIMFQDKSWFTYPFIFLANIPVTLFIWMQFPLLVKIFKSTYCERVFDRKIKHWI is encoded by the exons ATGTTGTGCTTCATGCGTGACGTGGTAGAacttttaaatcatcaaaaaatgAGGGATGGCCTTGTGTACGAAGCAGTATACAGTGCTGTCCAAAATGGGACTGTTGAGATCGTTAAAATTCTCTGTGAAGCCAGACCAGAGTTATTGTTCAGAGGCTTAGAGGACGGAAAGAACATATTTCATTATGCTGTTGAATGCCGTCAAGAAAATGTTTATAGCCTTATATACGAGGTTGGTAAAAGAAATCTCATTACGACTTTGAGAGATAATTCCGACAACAGCATACTACATTATGCGGGGATGTTATCTCCATTAGCAAGCAAAAAGCTTGATGGTATTGCAGGTGCAGCCTTGCAAATGCAGAGAGAAAGGCAATGGTACAAG GAGGTAGAGAGTATTGTGGTTCCACTCTCGAGAGCCTCAAATTTAAACAAAGATGGTTTGACACCCCCTCAATTATTTACCGAGGAACACAAGGAGTTGCTCGAGggtggagaaaggtggatgagaAGTGCAGCAAAATCTTATACAGTTGTCAATGCCCTCATTATTACAATCATGTTTGCTGCAGCATTCACAGTTCCTGGTGGAAACAACCAAGTAACAGGGTTTCCCATATTCTTAAAAGGAAAGGTatttatggtttttataggtTCAGATGCTATTTCGCTCTTTTCTTCCGCAACTTCAGCATTGATATTTTTGGGTATCCTTACATCGCGTTATACTGAAGATGATTTCCTCAAATCCTTACCCACAAAGATGATACTAGGCCTTTCCTCACTCTTGATCTCCATCGCCACCATGATGGTTGCCTTTTCTTCTGCCTTATTCATCATGTTTCAGGATAAATCATGGTTTACTTATCCATTCATTTTCCTTGCTAATATACCTGTCACTTTATTTATTTGGATGCAATTTCCTTTGCTCGTTAAGATTTTCAAGTCTACTTATTGTGAACGAGTATTCGATAGGAAAATCAAACACTGGATATAA
- the LOC137707773 gene encoding pescadillo homolog, with amino-acid sequence MVKHPAAPVKHKHYRPAGKKKEGNAARYVTRSQAVKQLQVSLPVFRKLCILKGVFPREPKKKVKGNHHTYYHLKDVSFIQHEPLLERLREIRAYERKVKKADAKKNKERAALLKERRPTYKLDRIILQRYPKFVDALRDIDDCLTMVHLFAALPAIEDRIDVKRIHNCRRLSHEWQAYISRTHKLRKVFVSVKGIYYQAEVKGQKVTWLTPHPLQQVLTDDIDFNIMLNFLEFYEALLAFVNCHLYRSIDVKYPPILDSRLEALAAELYALARYLDANSRSAVLDPQASSLSSGNGENKKIETSVEESELRLAQLQHQLPSNEPGALMHLVKDVSSEDEEDNDTKECKQLFKDMKFFLNREVYRESLLFIIPAFGGTVSWEGEGAPFEEADDSITHQIVDRPMHGRQTLAREYVQPQWVYDCINARIILPTGGYLAGRDPPPHLSPFVDNEAEGYVPDYAETIKKWKSGGEVLPLPGVGQEDLEDPQNLPAEGVIDRAKAKEAAERKKKMMALEKQYHDELNMELQGIQHPSSTSNVDNQNSAKDTTEDAEEFDPDTDRDNMSKMLMSRKKRGVLEAMEKGKKRKKDHVEVIRERKRKLKESQK; translated from the exons ATGGTCAAGCACCCTGCCGCCCCGGTGAAGCATAAGCATTACAGGCCTGCT ggaaagaaaaaggaaggaaatgCCGCGAGGTACGTCACCAGGTCACAAGCTGTCAAGCAGCTTCAAGTCAGCCTTCCCGTCTTCAG GAAGTTGTGTATTCTAAAGGGTGTGTTCCCTCGGGAGCCGAAGAAAAAGGTGAAAGGAAATCACCATACTTATTATCACTTGAAGGATGTTTCCTTCATTCAGCATGAACCGCTGCTCGAGCGGTTGAGAGAGATCAGGGCATACGAAAGGAAGGTAAAGAAAGCCGATGCGAAGAAGAACAAGGAGCGCGCTGCTCTTCTGAAAGAGAGAAGACCAACTTACAAATTAGATAGAATTATTTTGCAGAG GTATCCGAAATTTGTTGACGCACTTAGAGATATAGACGACTGCCTCACAATGGTTCACCTCTTTGCAGCATTACCTGCTATTGAGGACAGAATTGATGTGAAACGCATTCATAACTGTCGGAG GTTGAGTCACGAATGGCAAGCTTATATATCTCGGACTCATAAGTTGCGTAAAGTCTTTGTATCTGTTAAAGGCATATATTATCAG GCCGAAGTTAAGGGGCAAAAGGTTACATGGTTGACCCCTCACCCTTTGCAGCAAGTTTTGACTGATGATATCGACTTCAATATCATGCTAAACTTTTTGGAATTCTATGAG GCTCTTCTTGCCTTTGTGAATTGTCATTTATATCGTTCCATAGATGTGAAATACCCACCCATTCTTGATTCTCGATTGGAAGCTTTAGCAGCAG AACTTTATGCACTAGCAAGATACCTCGATGCAAATTCTCGGTCCGCTGTGTTGGATCCTCAAGCTTCTAGTTTGTCTTCTGGGAATGGTGAGAACAAGAAGATTGAAACTTCGGTTGAAGAGTCTGAACTAAGACTTGCCCAACTTCAGCATCAACTGCCTTCGAATGAACCAGGTGCATTAATGCACCTTGTTAAAGATGTTTCTAGCGAGGATGAAGAGGATAATGATACAAAGGAGTGTAAGCAACTCTTCAAGGATATGAAATTTTTCTTGAACCGTGAG GTTTACAGAGAGTCGTTGCTTTTCATCATTCCTGCTTTTGGTGGCACTGTTTCCTGGGAAGGTGAAGGGGCTCCATTTGAGGAAGCGGATGACAGTATTACCCATCAG ATTGTTGACCGGCCAATGCATGGTCGTCAGACCCTTGCCAGGGAATATGTTCAACCACAATGGGTTTATGACTGTATAAATGCTCGGATCATTTTGCCTACTGGGGGTTATTTGGCGGGAAG GGATCCTCCCCCGCACTTGTCACCATTTGTTGACAATGAGGCCGAAGGTTATGTTCCGGATTATGCTGAGACCATCAAAAAATGGAAGTCTGGTGGTGAAGTCCTCCCCCTGCCAGGTGTGGGACAGGAAGATTTAGAAGATCCTCAGAATTTACCGGCTGAAGGTGTCATTGACCGAGCAAAAGCAAAAGAAGCtgctgagagaaagaagaag ATGATGGCTCTTGAGAAGCAGTATCATGACGAATTGAATATGGAGCTTCAGGGCATCCAACATCCATCATCTACCTCGAATGTAGATAATCAGAACTCTGCCAAGGATACCACCGAGGATGCGGAAGAGTTTGATCCTGATACTGATCGTGACAATATGTCTAAAATGTTAATGTCCCGTAAGAAGAGGGGTGTGCTTGAAGCTATGGAG
- the LOC137749474 gene encoding protein MAIN-LIKE 1-like isoform X2 — protein MKKARKTKEAARSSKKSNANEKNVPVHPPASVRKRKAASSNESEVVDDSVEDKPSVDGVVDDIQAMDNTNFGAIVLVTDDTNVGANVSATATDDIDVGVDAEATEPFPGGPTDTSLLKSFKSHVAAAVWNNEERGPLRCMSKWNTLKEWKWQDKQNNNTFRKYITESCLLPLLECTYRIVDKIVVSAFVERWQPETNTFHLPFGVPITGKAISLQADDVMSNHELLIELLGVNDEEATEALSEFNEEYVTLSWLRKHFEGVSDTDSTEANKCAARAYLLYLLGCTLFVDKSGTRVHVTYLRLLRDLDAVRGYAWGASALAWLYRQLGQSTRSKVKQMSGYMTLLEAWVYEHMHLICSPNYDQNYSDIDPRACRWKPRTSSGTTTDDLQKMRKKLDSLTANQVTWEPYTSRRQAHPFHEITYFTGMLKCFDVVEPYCPERVLRQFGRVQTIPKAPCVLPRSTRATHASVNKVLYEYIDGMWDGWQNHVLHQNNRSSPVSVASDVVSGYMDWYHRVSHPYVHNPAHSTSSFDPQYTSHTSYYQDRVQRILNVTRRIVDMGKEVALRDFPDDVYKAVESIQNLLEGRSSDG, from the exons ATGAAGAAGGCAAGAAAAACCAAGGAGGCTGCAAGATCATCTAAGAAAAGTAATGCTAATGAGAAAAATGTTCCGGTACATCCCCCTGCATCTGTGCGAAAGCGAAAGGCTGCCTCCTCTAATGAATCAGAGGTGGTTGATGATTCTGTAGAGGATAAACCATCTGTGGATGGTGTTGTGGACGACATCCAAGCTATGGACAATACAAATTTCGGGGCCATCGTCTTAGTTACAGACGATACAAATGTTGGGGCCAACGTCTCAGCTACAGCTACAGACGATATAGATGTTGGGGTTGATGCTGAAGCGACAGAACCTTTTCCAGGAGGGCCAACAGATACATCATTGCTAAAGAGTTTTAAGAGTCATGTTGCTGCGGCAGTTTGGAATAATGAG GAACGTGGTCCGCTAAGGTGCATGTCCAAGTGGAATACACTGAAAGAATGGAAATGGCAGGAcaagcaaaataataacactttTAGGAAGTACATTACAGAGTCATGTTTGTTACCGCTGCTGGAGTGTACTTATCGAATTGTTGATAAGATAGTGGTCTCTGCTTTTGTTGAGCGCTGGCAGCCAGAGACTAATACCTTTCACCTACCATTTG GGGTTCCTATCACAGGCAAGGCGATCTCTTTACAAGCAGATGATGTCATGAGTAATCATGAACTATTGATAGAGTTATTAGGGGTTAATGACGAGGAGGCAACCGAGGCTTTGAGCGAGTTCAATGAAGAATATGTGACTCTTTCTTGGTTACGAAAACATTTTGAAGGTGTGAGTGATACAGACTCAACGGAAGCAAATAAGTGTGCAGCTAGGGCTTACTTGTTGTACTTGTTGGGATGTACTCTTTTTGTGGACAAAAGCGGGACTAGGGTACACGTTACTTATCTAAGACTACTTAGGGATCTTGATGCTGTAAGAGGCTATGCATGGGGTGCTAGTGCACTAGCTTGGTTATATCGTCAGTTAGGGCAATCGACTAGATCTAAGGTCAAGCAAATGAGTGGCTATATGACCTTGTTAGAGGCATGGGTGTACGAACACATGCATCTAATTTGTAGCCCTAATTATGACCAAAATTACTCTGATATTGACCCTCGTGCTTGTCGTTGGAAGCCACGAACGTCTAGTGGAACCACGACAGATGACTTGCAGAAGATGAGGAAAAAGTTAGATTCTTTGACAGCCAACCAG GTCACCTGGGAACCCTACACATCTCGAAGACAAGCACATCCGTTTCATGAGATAACATACTTTACTGGGATGTTAAAATGCTTCGACGTTGTTGAGCCTTACTGTCCTGAGAGGGTACTTAGGCAGTTTGGACGTGTCCAGACAATTCCAAAGGCACCGTGTGTCCTTCCTCGAAGCACAAGAGCAACTCATGCATCAGTTAACAAGGTATTATATGAATACATTGATGGGATGTGGGATGGGTGGCAGAATCACGTCTTGCATCAAAATAACCGAAGCAGCCCAGTTAGCGTTGCATCAGATGTTGTCTCGGGGTACATGGACTGGTACCACAGAGTATCTCATCCTTATGTTCACAACCCAGCACATAGTACTTCCTCATTTGACCCACAATATACCTCGCACACGTCATACTATCAG GATCGTGTGCAACGTATCCTGAACGTCACTAGGCGTATAGTGGACATGGGGAAGGAAGTTGCATTGAGAGATTTCCCTGATGATGTCTACAAGGCAGTTGAGAGCATACAAAATCTTTTAGAGGGTAGAAGTTCGGATGGATGA
- the LOC137749474 gene encoding protein MAIN-LIKE 1-like isoform X1 — MKKARKTKEAARSSKKSNANEKNVPVHPPASVRKRKAASSNESEVVDDSVEDKPSVDGVVDDIQAMDNTNFGAIVLVTDDTNVGANVSATATDDIDVGVDAEATEPFPGGPTDTSLLKSFKSHVAAAVWNNEERGPLRCMSKWNTLKEWKWQDKQNNNTFRKYITESCLLPLLECTYRIVDKIVVSAFVERWQPETNTFHLPFGEMTITLDDVSNLIGVPITGKAISLQADDVMSNHELLIELLGVNDEEATEALSEFNEEYVTLSWLRKHFEGVSDTDSTEANKCAARAYLLYLLGCTLFVDKSGTRVHVTYLRLLRDLDAVRGYAWGASALAWLYRQLGQSTRSKVKQMSGYMTLLEAWVYEHMHLICSPNYDQNYSDIDPRACRWKPRTSSGTTTDDLQKMRKKLDSLTANQVTWEPYTSRRQAHPFHEITYFTGMLKCFDVVEPYCPERVLRQFGRVQTIPKAPCVLPRSTRATHASVNKVLYEYIDGMWDGWQNHVLHQNNRSSPVSVASDVVSGYMDWYHRVSHPYVHNPAHSTSSFDPQYTSHTSYYQDRVQRILNVTRRIVDMGKEVALRDFPDDVYKAVESIQNLLEGRSSDG; from the exons ATGAAGAAGGCAAGAAAAACCAAGGAGGCTGCAAGATCATCTAAGAAAAGTAATGCTAATGAGAAAAATGTTCCGGTACATCCCCCTGCATCTGTGCGAAAGCGAAAGGCTGCCTCCTCTAATGAATCAGAGGTGGTTGATGATTCTGTAGAGGATAAACCATCTGTGGATGGTGTTGTGGACGACATCCAAGCTATGGACAATACAAATTTCGGGGCCATCGTCTTAGTTACAGACGATACAAATGTTGGGGCCAACGTCTCAGCTACAGCTACAGACGATATAGATGTTGGGGTTGATGCTGAAGCGACAGAACCTTTTCCAGGAGGGCCAACAGATACATCATTGCTAAAGAGTTTTAAGAGTCATGTTGCTGCGGCAGTTTGGAATAATGAG GAACGTGGTCCGCTAAGGTGCATGTCCAAGTGGAATACACTGAAAGAATGGAAATGGCAGGAcaagcaaaataataacactttTAGGAAGTACATTACAGAGTCATGTTTGTTACCGCTGCTGGAGTGTACTTATCGAATTGTTGATAAGATAGTGGTCTCTGCTTTTGTTGAGCGCTGGCAGCCAGAGACTAATACCTTTCACCTACCATTTGGTGAGATGACCATTACTTTAGACGACGTTTCAAACCTCATAG GGGTTCCTATCACAGGCAAGGCGATCTCTTTACAAGCAGATGATGTCATGAGTAATCATGAACTATTGATAGAGTTATTAGGGGTTAATGACGAGGAGGCAACCGAGGCTTTGAGCGAGTTCAATGAAGAATATGTGACTCTTTCTTGGTTACGAAAACATTTTGAAGGTGTGAGTGATACAGACTCAACGGAAGCAAATAAGTGTGCAGCTAGGGCTTACTTGTTGTACTTGTTGGGATGTACTCTTTTTGTGGACAAAAGCGGGACTAGGGTACACGTTACTTATCTAAGACTACTTAGGGATCTTGATGCTGTAAGAGGCTATGCATGGGGTGCTAGTGCACTAGCTTGGTTATATCGTCAGTTAGGGCAATCGACTAGATCTAAGGTCAAGCAAATGAGTGGCTATATGACCTTGTTAGAGGCATGGGTGTACGAACACATGCATCTAATTTGTAGCCCTAATTATGACCAAAATTACTCTGATATTGACCCTCGTGCTTGTCGTTGGAAGCCACGAACGTCTAGTGGAACCACGACAGATGACTTGCAGAAGATGAGGAAAAAGTTAGATTCTTTGACAGCCAACCAG GTCACCTGGGAACCCTACACATCTCGAAGACAAGCACATCCGTTTCATGAGATAACATACTTTACTGGGATGTTAAAATGCTTCGACGTTGTTGAGCCTTACTGTCCTGAGAGGGTACTTAGGCAGTTTGGACGTGTCCAGACAATTCCAAAGGCACCGTGTGTCCTTCCTCGAAGCACAAGAGCAACTCATGCATCAGTTAACAAGGTATTATATGAATACATTGATGGGATGTGGGATGGGTGGCAGAATCACGTCTTGCATCAAAATAACCGAAGCAGCCCAGTTAGCGTTGCATCAGATGTTGTCTCGGGGTACATGGACTGGTACCACAGAGTATCTCATCCTTATGTTCACAACCCAGCACATAGTACTTCCTCATTTGACCCACAATATACCTCGCACACGTCATACTATCAG GATCGTGTGCAACGTATCCTGAACGTCACTAGGCGTATAGTGGACATGGGGAAGGAAGTTGCATTGAGAGATTTCCCTGATGATGTCTACAAGGCAGTTGAGAGCATACAAAATCTTTTAGAGGGTAGAAGTTCGGATGGATGA